In a genomic window of Roseiflexus castenholzii DSM 13941:
- a CDS encoding YidC/Oxa1 family membrane protein insertase translates to MPVWLAFVEFLQQVLLTFYAWTGSAGLAIILFTIVARLLILPLTIKSLQSSRKMQELQPHMKELQRKYGKDPQKLQEETMRLYREYKVNPVGGCLPMLLQLPIFLGVYQAVINLTRVSPAEHAGSAMLRVLNEQGIAFSTATTATLGQPQLAGSFLWLPDLGKTDPYYILPILSVIFQLIVQLMATPRIQDPQQKAMMQSMLILPIVFGYIGFIFPSGAVLYWVVGSILSIIQQYVISGWGSLANYLKFLPTDGGLLPPITPPAQSAASAVGGGSPAASEESSRKVDFWDVLRPLTEARSEPAEPQSLSSGSAAPVESAAPTEAARAEARRVSSQMNPRRRRARR, encoded by the coding sequence ATGCCCGTCTGGCTCGCTTTTGTAGAGTTCCTCCAGCAGGTGCTGCTGACGTTCTATGCGTGGACGGGCAGCGCCGGTCTGGCGATTATTCTGTTTACGATTGTTGCACGCCTGCTCATTCTGCCGCTGACGATTAAGTCGCTTCAGTCGTCGCGCAAGATGCAGGAGTTGCAACCGCACATGAAGGAATTGCAGCGCAAATACGGTAAGGATCCGCAGAAACTCCAGGAAGAGACGATGCGGCTCTACCGCGAGTATAAGGTCAATCCAGTGGGCGGGTGTCTGCCGATGCTCCTGCAATTGCCGATCTTTCTCGGTGTCTATCAGGCGGTGATCAATCTGACGCGCGTGTCGCCCGCCGAACACGCTGGCAGTGCGATGCTGCGCGTCCTCAATGAGCAGGGGATCGCCTTCAGCACTGCAACGACTGCCACGCTTGGGCAGCCGCAACTCGCGGGCAGTTTCCTCTGGCTGCCGGACCTGGGAAAAACCGACCCGTACTACATTCTGCCTATCCTCTCGGTGATCTTTCAGCTGATTGTGCAACTGATGGCGACGCCACGCATCCAGGACCCGCAGCAGAAGGCGATGATGCAGTCGATGCTGATTCTGCCGATTGTGTTTGGATATATCGGGTTTATCTTCCCAAGTGGCGCGGTGCTCTACTGGGTGGTCGGCAGCATTCTGTCGATCATTCAGCAGTATGTGATCTCTGGCTGGGGTTCGCTGGCGAATTATCTCAAGTTTCTGCCGACCGATGGCGGTCTCCTTCCACCGATCACGCCGCCGGCGCAGTCGGCGGCATCGGCTGTCGGCGGCGGGAGTCCTGCTGCTTCAGAGGAATCATCGCGCAAGGTTGATTTTTGGGACGTGCTCCGGCCACTGACCGAGGCGCGCAGTGAGCCGGCTGAGCCGCAGTCGTTATCGTCCGGCAGCGCCGCACCCGTCGAAAGCGCCGCGCCGACGGAAGCGGCGCGCGCGGAAGCGCGGCGTGTGTCGTCACAGATGAATCCGCGGCGCAGGCGGGCGCGCAGGTAG
- a CDS encoding EcoRI family type II restriction endonuclease, with translation MKALQQVIDYIDQKFSKKISLIHKPEWRLRDIVAELRQTYPDVKFHYHFESSSIRPDGGILCIHGQRDDTLTYPILIAEVKNQGTNDLRVAEGRPRQARGNAIERLGKNLIGLRTALMRESIFPFVCFGYGCDFEDKSSILDRVATMAMFGELNKTYLHDEGDGKFKRGSFYFRQEPWSVEEMADIMKDIAERSVFYYFSKYGEKHFQ, from the coding sequence ATCAAGGCTTTACAGCAGGTCATTGATTATATTGATCAAAAGTTTTCAAAGAAAATATCTCTGATCCACAAACCGGAATGGCGCCTGAGAGACATTGTAGCAGAGCTTCGCCAAACCTATCCTGATGTTAAATTTCATTATCACTTTGAAAGCAGCTCTATTCGTCCAGACGGAGGGATACTTTGTATCCATGGGCAGCGTGATGATACTCTGACTTATCCCATTCTTATTGCCGAGGTGAAGAACCAGGGAACAAATGACCTGCGTGTTGCTGAGGGACGCCCAAGACAGGCAAGAGGGAATGCTATTGAGCGTCTTGGCAAGAATCTTATCGGTCTTCGCACGGCGCTGATGCGCGAGAGCATCTTTCCTTTCGTTTGCTTTGGCTACGGGTGTGACTTTGAGGACAAGTCTTCGATCCTGGATCGAGTCGCTACCATGGCCATGTTCGGTGAGCTGAACAAGACTTACCTGCACGACGAAGGGGATGGAAAGTTCAAGCGTGGCAGTTTCTATTTTCGACAGGAGCCATGGTCGGTTGAAGAGATGGCTGATATCATGAAGGACATAGCAGAACGGTCGGTGTTCTATTACTTCTCCAAGTATGGTGAGAAGCATTTCCAATAG
- the rpmH gene encoding 50S ribosomal protein L34, giving the protein MPKRTWQPKRIPRRRKHGFLARMATKDGRAVLRRRRLQGRYRLTVSDERRQIRRGHR; this is encoded by the coding sequence ATGCCCAAGCGAACATGGCAACCGAAACGCATTCCGCGCCGCCGTAAGCACGGGTTTCTGGCGCGTATGGCAACGAAAGATGGTCGCGCAGTGTTGCGCCGCCGCCGATTGCAGGGGCGCTACCGTCTGACCGTCAGTGACGAGCGGCGTCAGATCCGTCGCGGGCATCGGTAG
- a CDS encoding S1 RNA-binding domain-containing protein, producing the protein MTDQERPVEERNELLGDSAPTAAGVAVADAETQQQSIESPPVGETPDGAGAAADVSDVAVSSDGGDSRESVRAADESPAAVAESASEAPVPAAETPPTGSAEVAPEAAAPAGTAEAASYQAPAEAPTGRPRRVKDLAPGMELEGRVTSIALYGIFVDIGVGRDGLVHISEMSDTRIESPSDLVKIGDTVKVRVKSVEPDGRRISLTMRMKERGAEPRSGRGKKKPEVDYDKLAALRVGDNVEGTVTGLAPFGVFVDIGVGKDGLVHVSELAEGRVEKAEDVVQVGQTYTFKVLEVDAEGARISLSLRRAQRGQKLQQLEKGQILEGTISGLAPFGAFVDIGVGRDGLVHISELSNARVARVEDAVKVGDKVQVRVLDVDPQSKRISLSLRLEDTPREPPPREERPREERPREERPRMERAVRSEGRPPREERPPRRERVSDAYSPEEDDFGGNATLDDLMSKFGGPRRSERRRRQDDDDDVEDRSLRRQRDAIRRTLQQLDDD; encoded by the coding sequence ATGACCGATCAGGAGCGTCCCGTCGAAGAGCGGAATGAACTGCTGGGCGATTCGGCGCCGACTGCGGCAGGCGTTGCGGTGGCGGACGCGGAAACTCAGCAGCAGTCGATAGAGTCTCCCCCTGTTGGGGAAACGCCGGATGGCGCCGGGGCGGCAGCGGATGTGAGCGACGTGGCGGTGTCGTCTGATGGCGGCGATAGCCGCGAATCCGTCCGCGCCGCCGATGAGTCGCCGGCTGCGGTGGCGGAAAGCGCCTCGGAAGCGCCGGTTCCTGCTGCTGAAACGCCGCCGACCGGGAGCGCCGAAGTCGCGCCGGAAGCGGCGGCGCCTGCCGGTACTGCCGAAGCCGCAAGTTATCAGGCGCCGGCTGAAGCGCCAACCGGACGCCCGCGACGGGTGAAGGACCTGGCGCCCGGTATGGAACTGGAAGGACGGGTCACCTCGATTGCGCTCTACGGCATCTTCGTTGATATTGGCGTCGGGCGCGACGGTCTGGTGCATATTTCGGAGATGAGCGACACCCGTATCGAATCGCCGAGTGATCTGGTCAAGATTGGCGATACGGTGAAGGTGCGGGTAAAGAGCGTCGAACCCGATGGTCGCCGGATCAGCCTGACGATGCGCATGAAGGAGCGGGGCGCGGAACCGCGCAGTGGTCGCGGCAAAAAGAAGCCCGAGGTGGATTACGATAAACTTGCTGCGCTGCGCGTCGGCGATAATGTCGAGGGGACGGTGACCGGGCTGGCGCCGTTTGGCGTGTTCGTCGATATTGGCGTCGGCAAGGATGGGCTGGTGCATGTGTCGGAACTGGCGGAAGGGCGCGTCGAAAAGGCTGAGGATGTCGTGCAGGTTGGTCAGACCTATACCTTCAAGGTGCTGGAAGTCGATGCCGAGGGCGCTCGCATCAGCCTGAGTCTGCGCCGGGCGCAGCGTGGTCAAAAGTTGCAGCAACTGGAGAAGGGGCAGATTCTCGAAGGCACGATCAGCGGTCTGGCGCCGTTTGGCGCGTTCGTCGATATTGGCGTCGGGCGCGACGGGCTGGTGCATATTTCTGAGTTGTCGAACGCGCGTGTGGCGCGCGTCGAAGATGCGGTCAAGGTTGGCGATAAGGTGCAGGTGCGGGTGCTCGATGTCGATCCGCAGAGCAAACGGATCAGCCTGAGCCTGCGGCTGGAGGATACGCCGCGCGAGCCGCCGCCGCGTGAGGAACGACCGCGTGAGGAACGACCGCGGGAAGAGCGACCGCGCATGGAGCGCGCAGTGCGCAGCGAAGGGCGCCCGCCGCGTGAAGAGCGCCCGCCGCGGCGTGAGCGTGTCAGCGATGCCTACTCCCCGGAGGAGGATGATTTTGGTGGGAATGCCACCCTCGACGATTTGATGTCGAAGTTCGGCGGACCGCGCCGCAGTGAGCGTCGCCGCCGCCAGGACGATGACGATGATGTGGAAGACCGGAGTCTCCGCCGCCAGCGCGACGCTATTCGTCGCACGCTCCAACAACTCGACGACGATTGA
- the rnpA gene encoding ribonuclease P protein component → MKRAYRLRTPEQYQRVRRDGRTWDAGMLMLNAAPNRRRISRCGFIVAKRLGGAVVRNRIRRRVREAVRLLYPQIAPGWDMVFIARSPALAEIAFPQLQALVQRLLQRAGVVQGAVSETPDKD, encoded by the coding sequence ATGAAACGCGCTTACCGCCTTCGCACGCCTGAACAGTATCAACGGGTCCGCCGCGATGGTCGAACCTGGGATGCGGGTATGTTGATGCTCAACGCTGCCCCGAACCGACGCCGTATTTCACGGTGTGGCTTCATCGTCGCCAAACGGTTGGGCGGTGCGGTGGTCCGTAACCGCATTCGGCGCCGGGTGCGTGAGGCGGTGCGCCTTTTGTATCCGCAGATTGCGCCTGGCTGGGATATGGTGTTCATTGCGCGCTCGCCGGCGCTGGCAGAGATTGCCTTCCCGCAACTTCAGGCGCTGGTGCAGCGCCTGCTTCAACGCGCCGGTGTGGTGCAGGGGGCGGTGAGCGAGACGCCAGACAAAGACTGA
- a CDS encoding PfkB family carbohydrate kinase → MTIPDYLLIGHMTRDVLFDGSYAPGGTALYAALTARRLGRRVGVVSARAAIPPDWSADIAVAFAATMDAPIFENRYTPQGRVQLLHADSGVLTLDNVPAAWRSARIVHLAPILAETPEHLVNAFPDALLGMTPQGMMRAWNAPFPAPITYQPWDPPPHVLARIDALVLSIEDVRFDEALAHAYARYCPIVALTRGAAGATLFIYGEPHYIDACPAIERDPTGAGDVFAAALLVRLDETGDPLEAARFAACIAARSVEGVGPGAIPYREDVER, encoded by the coding sequence ATGACCATACCCGACTATCTTCTGATCGGTCATATGACCCGTGATGTGCTGTTCGATGGCTCATATGCGCCAGGAGGAACGGCGCTCTACGCTGCGCTGACGGCTCGCCGGCTGGGTCGCCGCGTGGGGGTCGTGTCGGCGCGCGCCGCCATCCCGCCAGACTGGTCTGCCGATATTGCGGTTGCGTTCGCTGCAACAATGGACGCGCCGATCTTCGAGAATCGTTATACGCCTCAAGGACGGGTGCAACTTTTGCATGCCGATTCGGGGGTTCTTACGCTCGATAATGTTCCTGCTGCGTGGCGGTCGGCGCGTATTGTGCATCTGGCGCCAATCCTGGCGGAAACGCCCGAACACCTGGTGAATGCCTTCCCTGACGCCCTCCTCGGTATGACGCCACAGGGCATGATGCGTGCCTGGAATGCGCCGTTTCCCGCACCAATCACCTATCAACCCTGGGATCCGCCGCCGCATGTGCTGGCGCGGATCGATGCGCTGGTGTTGAGTATCGAAGATGTGCGCTTCGATGAAGCGCTCGCTCACGCATATGCGCGCTACTGTCCGATTGTGGCGCTCACTCGCGGCGCTGCGGGGGCAACGCTGTTCATCTACGGGGAGCCACACTATATCGACGCCTGCCCCGCCATCGAACGCGATCCAACCGGCGCCGGCGATGTGTTTGCCGCTGCGCTCCTCGTGCGCCTCGACGAAACCGGCGACCCGCTCGAAGCGGCGCGTTTTGCCGCCTGTATCGCCGCGCGTAGCGTTGAGGGGGTGGGTCCGGGGGCAATTCCCTATCGGGAGGACGTGGAACGGTGA
- the jag gene encoding RNA-binding cell elongation regulator Jag/EloR, with amino-acid sequence MKSIEISARTVAEAVRLALAQLGKDRDEVAIEVLEPGTNGDEALVRVTVVDDETEEPSAPSRATATGPVEQVARQILEDILERMDIHAYVTAVVSAVPDQRGEPEETITLHIEGADEEAMSLLIGRRGETLRSLQFMVNLLVSRRVQKWPQIVVDVGNYRQRRQESLEGLARRMAERVRQSGRPLMLEPMGAYERRIVHLALRSDPTVYTESSGEGENRKVVIYPAKRS; translated from the coding sequence ATGAAAAGTATTGAGATCAGTGCACGCACAGTAGCGGAAGCAGTTCGTCTTGCCCTTGCACAACTGGGAAAAGATCGCGATGAAGTGGCGATTGAGGTGCTCGAACCGGGTACGAATGGCGATGAGGCGCTTGTGCGCGTCACCGTTGTAGATGATGAGACGGAAGAGCCGTCAGCGCCGTCACGTGCAACGGCGACCGGTCCCGTCGAACAGGTTGCACGCCAGATTCTGGAGGATATCCTCGAACGCATGGATATCCATGCCTATGTTACTGCGGTGGTCAGTGCGGTCCCTGATCAGCGCGGCGAACCTGAAGAGACGATAACGCTGCATATCGAGGGCGCCGATGAAGAGGCGATGAGCCTGCTGATTGGACGACGCGGCGAAACCCTGCGCTCGCTCCAGTTCATGGTCAATCTTTTGGTCAGTCGCCGGGTGCAAAAATGGCCCCAAATCGTCGTCGATGTCGGGAATTATCGCCAGCGCCGCCAGGAGTCGCTCGAAGGGTTGGCGCGTCGTATGGCGGAACGGGTGCGTCAGAGTGGACGTCCGTTGATGCTCGAGCCAATGGGCGCCTATGAACGACGCATTGTGCATCTGGCGTTGCGCTCCGATCCGACGGTGTATACCGAGAGCAGCGGTGAGGGTGAGAACCGGAAAGTTGTGATTTATCCGGCAAAACGATCATGA
- a CDS encoding DNA adenine methylase, producing the protein MGDNQSLIIGDNWQLSLWEKDDPVVENPEYLSRQLITYIGNKRALLGCIGIALERVKRRLGKNRLRVADLFSGSGVVSRYMKAHASLLISNDIEDYAAVTSRCYLRNRSTVDFVLLSEIVADLNARVVAESLPKGFIEEMYAPKDEKNITKEDRVFYTRENARRIDNYRRLIEECPNEMKDLLLGPLLSEASVHANTAGVFKGFYKNRHTGVEHFGGSGSDALTRILGRIMLESPVLSLFECDYEVFQEDANILARRLEGLDLVYIDPPYNQHPYGSNYFMLNLIVHYQRPANISRISGIPQDWRRSGYNVKNKALPLLKDLLEHIDASFILISFNNEGFIQPETMRILLEKIGKVDVIELPYNAFRGSRNFNNRSIYVTEYMFLVERR; encoded by the coding sequence GTGGGGGACAATCAATCGCTTATCATCGGAGATAACTGGCAATTGTCGCTCTGGGAGAAAGATGATCCGGTTGTTGAGAACCCGGAGTATCTCTCAAGGCAACTCATTACCTATATCGGCAACAAACGCGCTCTCCTGGGGTGTATCGGCATTGCTCTGGAGCGTGTCAAACGACGGCTCGGCAAGAATCGATTGCGCGTGGCCGATCTTTTTAGCGGCTCTGGTGTTGTTTCGCGTTATATGAAAGCCCATGCTTCGTTGCTTATTAGCAATGATATTGAAGACTACGCAGCAGTGACTTCTCGATGCTATCTGCGTAACCGAAGCACAGTGGATTTTGTATTGCTTTCCGAGATAGTTGCCGATTTGAACGCCAGAGTCGTTGCTGAGTCTCTTCCGAAGGGCTTTATAGAGGAAATGTATGCGCCCAAAGATGAAAAGAACATTACGAAAGAGGACAGAGTCTTCTATACGCGCGAGAATGCCAGAAGGATAGATAACTATCGCCGTCTGATAGAAGAGTGTCCAAATGAGATGAAGGATCTTCTCCTCGGGCCGCTGTTGAGTGAAGCCTCTGTTCATGCAAATACCGCCGGTGTATTCAAGGGTTTTTATAAGAATCGACACACTGGTGTGGAACATTTTGGAGGAAGCGGGTCAGATGCTCTTACGAGAATACTGGGTCGTATAATGCTCGAATCCCCTGTTCTTAGTCTGTTTGAATGTGATTATGAAGTCTTTCAAGAAGATGCCAACATCCTGGCACGAAGGCTTGAAGGTCTGGATTTAGTGTATATCGATCCGCCTTACAACCAACACCCGTATGGATCCAACTACTTTATGCTCAACCTTATTGTACATTATCAGCGTCCGGCGAATATCAGTCGCATTTCAGGAATACCCCAAGATTGGCGAAGATCTGGATATAATGTCAAAAACAAAGCTTTACCGCTTCTAAAAGATCTACTGGAGCATATCGACGCTTCCTTTATTCTGATCTCATTCAACAATGAGGGTTTCATTCAACCAGAAACGATGCGCATTTTGCTTGAAAAGATCGGCAAGGTCGATGTTATTGAATTGCCCTATAATGCGTTTCGAGGCAGTCGAAATTTCAACAACAGATCAATCTACGTCACTGAATATATGTTTCTTGTTGAGCGCAGGTAA